One genomic segment of Salarias fasciatus chromosome 8, fSalaFa1.1, whole genome shotgun sequence includes these proteins:
- the cd79b gene encoding uncharacterized protein cd79b, protein MRWMLTRCCVLISLSVAISNSFQVKQYPRFYGVRTGRKVLFNCVWKSKRPGVAEWFKASKHDDPWEERQQIQKSDQRILFKDKDNIQNAFLIITDLQPDDSAVYFCKINGTAGPGTYLQAAKPMELANAQSRTNMKDGLIVLQGLMLAAFIAAVLMRKQKLMEQSDILYEEPETDHIYQGLEIESCGGGLYEELSVYAQAEGAEAPWE, encoded by the exons ATGCGCTGGATGTTAACTAGATGCTGCGTCCTGATCAGCCTGTCAG ttGCCATAAGCAACAGCTTCCAGGTGAAGCAGTATCCCCGGTTCTATGGAGTGAGAACTGGCCGCAAAGTGTTGTTCAACTGTGTCTGGAAATCAAAGCGACCAGGAGTAGCGGAGTGGTTTAAGGCCAGTAAACACGACGACCCCTGGGAAGAAAGACAGCAGATACAGAAAAGCGACCAGAGGATTTTATTTAAGGATAAGGACAACATCCAAAATGCCTTCCTCATCATCACTGACCTACAGCCGGACGACAGCGCGGTGTACTTCTGCAAAATTAACGGAACGGCGGGACCAGGAACTTATCTGCAAGCTGCAA agccgATGGAGCTGGCTAATGCACAGTCCAGGACCAACATGAAGGACGGGCTGATCGTGCTGCAGGGCCTCATGCTGGCTGCCTTCATCGCTGCTGTTCTGATGCGCAAGCAAAAGCTG ATGGAACAGAGTGACATTTTATATGAGGAGCCCGAGACCGACCACATCTATCAG GGTTTGGAGATTGAGTCGTGTGGCGGAGGACTGTACGAGGAGCTCTCTGTTTACGCTCAGGCTGAAGGAGCCGAGGCCCCGTGGGAGTAA
- the scn4aa gene encoding sodium channel protein type 4 subunit alpha A has translation MATLLPPPGTEVFRLFTPESLVEIERLAEEAKKAAEVEGHEEEEEPLAPHADLEAGKSLPMIFGDPPPERLNTPLEELDPFYKAQKTFIVISKGNTIYRFNAEPACYILSPFNVVRRVAIKILIHSYPFTDFKLFSMFIMLTILSNCVFMTMSNPPPWSKTVEYVFTGIYTFEATVKVLSRGFCMGPFTFLRDAWNWLDFMVISMAYVTEFVDLGNVSALRTFRVLRALKTITVIPGLKTIVAALIQSVKKMVDVMILTVFALAVFALVGLQLFMGNLRHKCVRWPIQTNESVFNATSAFSDTFPFSNTSGVNDTIYSNSTFNFIEYIENTDNHYYLEGSLDALLCGNSSDAGKCPEGYTCMKAGRNPNYGYTSFDSFGWAFLALFRLMTQDYWENLFQLILRAAGKAYMLFFVVIIFLGSFYLINLILAVVAMAYDEQNQATQREAIEKEEEFQRLLEQLRNQEKAHALGSQVTLTSKKSVSRHTPSEMSDGERDLERDETVKDCNGRIIPRLMIRAPTMDQSALDYECRERSLGSVHSMLHLDKPGLTQRTASALTVITAATLDELEEAQRPCPPGWYKFADMFLKWDCCPQWVLFKKWVYFVVMDPFVDLAITICIVLNTLFMAMEHYPMTQEFNHMLTVGNLVFTGIFTAEMVFKLIAMDPYYYFQVGWNIFDSIIVTLSLVELGLANVQGLSVLRSFRLLRVFKLAKSWPTLNMLIKIIGNSVGALGNLTLVLAIIVFIFAVVGMQLFGKNYKDCVCKISLDCELPRWHMNDFFHSFLIVFRILCGEWIETMWHCMEVSGAAMCLIVFMMVMVIGNLVVLNLFLALLLSSFSGDNLAPGDEDGEMNNLQIALGRITRGIDWLKAFAVRSVQRALGRKPKEPEEGHEDDADSKMEEIEMNHLDTGQTFKLADGGSGCVAEGRLAGLILDGELCLNVPIAMGESDFENLDEEDDDDEDDADDTHDQLMGALNDGDSSVCSTVDYQPPAPEPEEVEEEEPDPVEPEACFTDDCVRRWPCLTVDITQGRGKKWWNLRKTCFTIVEHDWFETFIIFMILLSSGALAFEDIYIEKHRFIKIILEYADKVFTYIFVIEMLLKWVAYGFKTYFTNAWCWLDFFIVDVSLVSLVANWMGYSDLGPIKSLRTLRALRPLRALSRFEGMRVVVNALVGAIPSIFNVLLVCLIFWLIFSIMGVNLFAGKFYHCINTTTGDRFLLTEVNNRSECMAIKEATQDARWVNVKVNYDNVGSGYLSLLQVATFKGWMDIMYAAVDSREIEEQPDYEANLYMYMYFVIFIIFGSFFTLNLFIGVIIDNFNQQKKKFGDKDIFMTEEQKKYYDAMKKLGSKKPQKPIPRPTNLIQGMVFDFISQQFFDIFIMVLICLNMVTMMVETDDQSAEKEDFLFKVNVAFIVIFTGECVLKLFALRQYFFTNGWNIFDFVVVILSIAGTMLSDLIEQYFVSPTLFRVIRLARIGRILRLIKGAKGIRTLLFALMMSLPALFNIGLLLFLIMFIFSIFGMSNFAYVKKESGIDDMFNFETFGGSIVCLFEITTSAGWDGLLLPMLNREPPDCDPDFENPGTDVKGNCGSPGMGMMFFCSYIIISFLVVVNMYIAIILENFNVAQEESGDALCEEDFEMFNETWEKFDLDGTMFIEYSQLSDFCDTLQEPLRVAKPNRFRLIEMDLPLVIGDRIHCLDVLLAVTQMVLGDTVEMAAMRESIQAKFILSNPTSDSFAPITTTVRHKEERNAALVIQRAYRAHLLRRCVRHAAFLYRSRRQGKNEDPPEKEGLLSRRLGVLYGSNADLAEEMERADLEILASRQLLNPETSACDGDREADYSSESPEPNVLVVPVEITNEVLLHSAPIQQLFSIPANLRESIV, from the exons ATGGCGACCCTGCTCCCTCCCCCAGGCACCGAAGTCTTCCGCCTCTTCACCCCGGAGTCGCTGGTGGAGATCGAGAGGCTCGCGGAGGAAGCTAAGAAGGCAGCAGAAGTAGAGggccatgaggaggaggaggaaccgcTGGCCCCGCATGCCGATCTGGAGGCGGGCAAGAGTTTGCCCATGATCTTCGGCGATCCGCCGCCGGAGCGGCTCAACACGCCCCTGGAGGAACTGGACCCCTTCTACAAAGCACAGAAA acatTCATTGTGATCAGCAAAGGAAACACGATCTACAGGTTCAACGCTGAACCGGCTTGTTACATTCTGAGCCCCTTTAATGTGGTTAGAAGAGTAGCCATCAAAATTCTCATACATTCATATCCTTTCACCGACT TTAAATTATTCAGCATGTTCATCATGCTGACGATTCTGTCGAACTGTGTCTTCATGACGATGAGCAACCCACCACCATGGAGTAAGACTGTAGA GTATGTTTTTACTGGTATTTATACCTTCGAGGCGACAGTCAAAGTGCTGTCCAGGGGTTTCTGCATGGGACCTTTTACATTCCTTCGAGATGCGTGGAACTGGCTGGATTTCATGGTGATCAGCATGGC ATACGTCACGGAGTTTGTTGATCTTGGCAACGTGTCAGCCCTCAGGACATTTCGAGTACTTCGAGCCCTCAAAACAATCACCGTGATTCCCG GTTTGAAAACGATCGTCGCCGCGTTGATTCAGTCGGTGAAGAAGATGGTGGACGTCATGATCCTGACCGTCTTCGCCCTCGCAGTTTTCGCACTTGTTGGGCTGCAACTTTTTATGGGCAACCTGCGTCACAAATGTGTCCGATGGCCCATCCAAacaaatgaaagtgtttttaacGCCACCTCTGCGTTTAGTGACACTTTTCCCTTCAGCAACACGTCGGGTGTCAACGATACCATATATTCCAATAGCACTTTTAACTTCATTGAATATATTGAAAATACAG ACAATCACTACTACCTGGAAGGCAGCCTAGACGCGCTGCTTTGCGGAAACAGCTCTGATGCTGG AAAGTGCCCAGAAGGATACACCTGCATGAAAGCTGGGAGGAATCCAAACTATGGCTACACCAGCTTTGATTCCTTTGGGTGGGCTTTCCTTGCCCTCTTCAGGCTCATGACCCAGGACTACTGGGAGAATCTTTTCCAACTG ATCCTGCGGGCGGCCGGAAAGGCATACATGCTGTTCTTCGTGGTGATTATCTTTCTGGGCTCCTTTTACCTCATCAACCTCATCCTGGCCGTGGTGGCCATGGCTTACGACGAGCAGAATCAGGCAACGCAGCGAGAGGCCATCgaaaaagaggaggagtttCAGCGGCTGTTGGAGCAACTCAGGAATCAGGAAAAG GCTCATGCTCTCGGTAGCCAGGTCACGCTAACCAGTAAGAAGTCAGTCAGTCGCCACACGCCATCCGAGATGAGCGACGGCGAACGAGACCTCGAACGAGATGAAACCGTCAAAGACTGTAACGGGAGAATTATTCCACGTCTCATGATCAGAGCGCCTACCATGGATCAA TCTGCTTTAGATTATGAATGCAGAGAGCGGTCCTTAGGCTCTGTGCACAGCATGCTTCATCTGGATAAGCCAGGCTTGACTCAGAGAACCGCCAGTGCCCTGACTGTGATCACTGCAGCTACACTTGACG AGTTGGAGGAGGCTCAGAGGCCATGTCCGCCCGGCTGGTACAAGTTTGCCGACATGTTCCTGAAGTGGGACTGCTGTCCGCAATGGGTGCTCTTCAAAAAGTGGGTGTACTTTGTGGTGATGGACCCTTTCGTGGACCTGGCGATCACCATCTGCATCGTGCTCAACACCCTCTTCATGGCCATGGAGCACTACCCCATGACTCAAGAGTTTAACCACATGCTCACAGTGGGGAATCTG GTGTTCACTGGGATTTTCACAGCTGAAATGGTTTTCAAGCTCATTGCAATGGACCCCTACTACTACTTTCAAGTTGGGTGGAACATTTTTGACAGCATAATCGTCACTCTCAGTCTGGTGGAGTTGGGGCTGGCAAATGTCCAGGGGCTGTCCGTCCTGAGGTCCTTCCGTTTG CTTCGTGTTTTCAAACTGGCCAAGTCCTGGCCCACACTCAACATGCTGATCAAGATCATCGGTAACTCAGTGGGAGCTTTGGGAAACCTGACTTTGGTGCTGGCCATCATCGTCTTCATTTTTGCCGTGGTGGGGATGCAGCTCTTTGGGAAGAACTACAAGGACTGTGTGTGCAAGATCTCCTTAGACTGCGAACTGCCCCGCTGGCACATGAACGACTTCTTCCACTCGTTCCTCATCGTGTTCCGCATCCTGTGCGGCGAGTGGATCGAGACCATGTGGCACTGCATGGAGGTGTCCGGGGCAGCAATGTGCCTGATCGTCTTCATGATGGTCATGGTCATCGGAAATCTGGTG GTGTTGAACCTCTTCTTGgccctgctgctcagctccttcAGCGGAGACAACCTCGCTCCCGGAGACGAAGATGGAGAGATGAACAACCTCCAGATCGCCCTTGGCAGAATAACACGGGGCATCGATTGGCTGAAAGCGTTTGCCGTTCGGAGTGTTCAGCGGGCTCTCGGCAGAAAGCCAAAGGAACCCGAGGAGGGCCACGAGGACGACGCCGACTCCAAAATGGAGGAGATTGAAATGAACCATTTGGACACTGGTCAGACCTTTAAACTGGCAGACGGAGGATCGGGTTGTGTGGCTGAAGGCCGACTCGCTGGATTAATTTTGGACGGAGAACTTTGCCTCAATGTGCCAATCGCAATGGGAGAGTCAGACTTTGAGAAcctggatgaggaggatgacgaCGATGAAGACGATGCTGATGATACTCATGAT CAGCTGATGGGTGCTCTGAATGACGGAGACTCCTCAGTGTGCAGCACAGTGGACTATCAGCCACCTGCACCCGAACCGGAAGaagtggaagaggaagagccagacCCGGTGGAGCCGGAGGCCTGCTTCACTGACG ATTGCGTGAGGCGCTGGCCGTGCCTCACTGTGGACATCACCCAGGGCAGAGGGAAGAAATGGTGGAACCTTCGCAAAACATGCTTCACTATTGTGGAGCACGACTGGTTTGAAACCTTTATCATCTTTATGATCCTCCTCAGCAGTGGAGCTCTG GCCTTTGAGGACATTTACATAGAGAAACATCGTTTCATCAAAATTATTCTGGAGTATGCTGACAAGGTGTTCACCTACATTTTCGTCATTGAGATGCTCCTCAAATGGGTTGCGTATGGCTTCAAGACGTACTTCACCAACGCGTGGTGTTGGTTAGACTTCTTCATCGTAGAT GTTTCCCTGGTGAGTTTAGTCGCCAACTGGATGGGCTATTCTGACCTCGGGCCGATCAAATCCCTCCGAACCCTCCGAGCGCTCAGACCGCTGCGAGCTCTGTCCAGATTTGAAGGGATGAGG GTGGTGGTGAATGCTCTAGTTGGAGCGATTCCCTCCATCTTCAatgtgctgctggtgtgtcTGATTTTCTGGCTCATCTTCAGCATCATGGGAGTTAATTTGTTCGCTGGGAAGTTCTATCACTGCATCAACACCACCACAGGGgaccgcttcctcctcacggagGTCAACAACAGAAGTGAGTGCATGGCCATCAAAGAGGCCACCCAGGACGCCCGCTGGGTCAACGTCAAGGTCAACTACGACAACGTCGGGTCTGGGTACCTGTCCCTGCTACAAGTG GCAACTTTTAAAGGTTGGATGGATATCATGTATGCCGCTGTTGACTCAAGAGAG ATTGAGGAGCAACCTGACTATGAGGCCAACCTCTACATGTACATGTACTTTGTGATCTTCATTATATTTGGGTCTTTCTTCACACTCAATCTTTTCATCGGTGTCATTATCGACAATTTcaaccagcagaagaagaag TTTGGAGACAAGGACATCTTCATGAcggaggaacaaaaaaaatattatgaCGCCATGAAGAAACTCGGCTCCAAGAAGCCCCAAAAGCCAATCCCTCGCCCAACG AACCTCATCCAAGGCATGGTGTTCGACTTCATCAGCCAGCAGTTCTTTGACATCTTCATCATGGTGCTCATTTGTCTCAACATGGTGACCATGATGGTGGAAACGGACGACCAAAGTGCAGAGAAGGAGGACTTCCTCTTCAAAGTGAATGTGGCCTTTATTGTTATCTTCACTGGAGAGTGTGTACTGAAGCTTTTTGCCTTGCGCCAGTATTTCTTCACCAACGGATGGaatatttttgattttgttgtgGTCATCTTGTCAATAGCCG gcACAATGCTGTCCGACCTGATTGAGCAGTACTTTGTGTCACCAACACTTTTCAGAGTGATCCGGCTGGCCAGGATAGGGAGGATTCTCCGTCTTATCAAAGGGGCGAAGGGCATCCGGACGCTTCTCTTCGCTCTCATGATGTCGCTTCCCGCCTTGTTCAATATCGGCCTCCTCTTGTTTCTCATCATGTTCATCTTCTCCATATTCGGCATGTCAAACTTTGCCTATGTCAAAAAGGAGTCTGGAATCGATGACATGTTTAATTTCGAGACATTCGGTGGAAGCATCGTCTGCTTGTTTGAGATCACCACGTCGGCCGGCTGGGACGGGCTGCTACTCCCGATGCTGAACCGGGAGCCGCCGGACTGCGACCCAGACTTTGAGAACCCAGGAACAGACGTGAAGGGGAACTGTGGCAGCCCGGGCATGGGCATGATGTTCTTCTGCAGCTACATCATCATCTCCTTCTTGGTGGTGGTCAACATGTACATCGCCATCATCTTGGAGAACTTCAACGTGGCgcaggaggagagcggcgaCGCGCTCTGTGAGGAAGACTTTGAGATGTTCAATGAGACCTGGGAGAAATTTGATCTCGATGGAACTATGTTCATCGAGTACAGTCAACTCTCAGATTTTTGTGACACCTTGCAAGAGCCGCTGAGGGTCGCCAAACCCAACCGCTTTCGCCTGATAGAAATGGATCTGCCGCTGGTGATCGGAGACAGGATACACTGCCTGGATGTGCTGCTGGCCGTAACGCAGATGGTGTTGGGAGACACGGTGGAGATGGCGGCGATGCGGGAGAGCATCCAGGCCAAATTCATCCTGAGCAATCCCACCTCGGACTCATTCGCACCGATCACGACGACGGTGCGCCACAAAGAGGAGCGGAACGCTGCGCTGGTCATCCAGAGGGCCTACCGCGCCCATCTCCTGAGGCGCTGCGTCCGCCATGCTGCTTTTCTGTACCGCTCCAGAAGGCAGGGGAAGAATGAAGATCCGCCGGAAAAAGAGGGGCTGCTGTCGCGAAGGTTGGGCGTGCTCTATGGGAGTAATGCAGACCTGgcggaggagatggagagggcCGATTTAGAAATCCTAGCAAGCCGCCAACTTCTGAATCCAGAGACATCGGCGTGTGACGGAGACAGAGAGGCGGATTACAGTTCAGAAAGCCCTGAGCCAAATGTCTTGGTCGTCCCCGTGGAAATCACTAATGAGGTTTTACTACATTCTGCCCCCATCCAGCAGCTTTTCTCCATACCAGCAAACCTGAGAGAGTCCATTGTATGA